The Eschrichtius robustus isolate mEscRob2 chromosome 16, mEscRob2.pri, whole genome shotgun sequence DNA segment CACAGCATGGGCATAGGGAACGGTGCTGGTCTCTCACTCAGACCTGGTGTCCACAGAGCCTCTCCCAGCCCCAGGGGCACTGCAGGCTCCCTGGGGCGGCTCCTTTACGAGCATTGGCccagcccacatgccgcagcagGCAGCAGGCTCTGGCTCTGATGGGGAAGAGCAGCCTGACAGACGGGTCTGGGTGGAATTTCAGGCACAGTGGCTCGGCCCctccctggccaacctcccccAGCCTTCAGGGAGCCCGAGCCCACGGGGTGGGGGTGGCCCTCACAGTCTTATCTCCCAGAAGCCCCACCGCAAAATAAAGAAGTGCAGAGCCGGCACAGCAGGGCCACCTGGAGTGCGTACCTGGTCCACAGCGGTGAGGGCACATCCTCAGCGCCAGAGTGAATTCAAGCCCCGACCCCCGCTTCCCACTGGGTGGCCAGGGAGCGTGACttgatctctctgggcctcagtttccccatctggaaagTGGGCTCCTTGCAACGTGATCAAGGTTAGATGGGTTCAGGAAGTGGGGCCGGGATTATCACATACACCccgctcgagccctggtctcccCCAGCCTCTGCAATTCAGCATCTTTTCCCCTAACCTGCCAGGACATCCCTCTGGCTCCCGGCCTCGAGGAGGGGGACCCTCCCAAGCTCCCCTTGTTCGCAGAGCCCTCACCCACCTGACACAGAGCCGTCATGCAACGCCCCCACTCCCCTGGCCATCGCTCAGGAGTGTCCCAGAAGCCAGGCAGGTCTAAAATGAGTTTGGGGAGCTCTACCTTCCTGCCGCTCAACCCCCCAGCACACCCCATTTGGCCCTGCCCGCCAGCTCCCGTGGCCACCACAGGACGCAGGACTGCACTCTGTCCCCTTGCTGGTCCCAGCCTCGCATCTGGAAGTCGAGGCTTCCCCGGTACTCTGACCTTGACCTGGGGTTCGAGGACCCAGTTGAAAGCCAGGCTCCACTGTCAAGTCTCCCCTCAGGCAGCTCGCCCCGGCCGGCCCCTGGCTTCTCGTGGGATCACAGGGCCTGCTCCCCTCAGTTAACGATCCCACTCCCCGGGGTGCCCACCACCCCAACTTCTGAGAGCCCAGAGCAGTTGTGTCTCTTCTGCACTCCCGGTGAGTGAATCCCACAGCGGGCTGGCTTTCGGGTCTGGCCCCCCACTCTGCAATGGCATGGGACGTCACCGCTCCTGCCACCGCAGGACATTCACCAGCAGGCATTTGAGGGTTTCCAGTTTGGGGACTGTTGCTGCAAACACTCCAGTCTTGGGGCAAACTTTGAAAGGCAAGCGAGACCACGCCCCTCCTTCAGTGTGCCCTGGGGGGAATCAGGCATGGCCTCCCGCAGGGAGCTTTGAGCAGAGGTCCCCAGGGCTTGTGCAGAGAGTGCCTCCGGGGGAGAGGCATGGAAGCTGGGGGGGCCAATGCAGAGCCGGCAGTGCACCCACCGGCAGTGGGGTGGTGGCTTGGGCCAGGCAGGTGccatgaaagaaggaaagatgagGCTCTGGGGGAGGTTCCGGGGGTGTACAGAAGGCAAACCAAGAGCTGCTGCTGACAGATCAGGGTAGGATGCCGGCAGACGAGACGGGAGTGCCAGGACCCCAGACGCTCATTTTCAGGGTCAGCTGACCCCCAGGGCTCCTCAGGCTGAGGACAAGGAGGGAACAGAGGGGCTGTCACCACCTGGCCTGGAGACAGCGATGGCGGAGGTCTCTGCTGGTGGCATCTGCGCTGATCTGGCTCTGTGAGCTGTGCGTCTGACTCCCAGGTCTGTGACAGATGGTGACACAGAGCTGGACAGTGGCGGGCAGTGGTGGCCTCGGTACCCACCACCAGAGGTGTGCCACAAGGACTGAGGGGCTCTCGCCTGGTGGAGGGTGGTGCCTGGCACCACGGTGAGGAAGCTGTCGCTGGGCTGAGCCCCGGCCTCACACCCAGCTCCGAGGAGCTGGACCCCATGGGACCCCGCGGGATACTCACCAGTGCCCACTAGACAGGCACCGTGGCCACTGCCAGAAGGAAGAAAGCGCGGCTCAGAGGGGCCAGAGCTCATGGTGGTCACACTGCGGGCAAAGTTTGTCCAGCTCCCAGCTTAGGCTCTCAACCCCACACTCTTAATTTTTAGCAAACACTTCATGGAGGTGAAACACAGGCAGGAAAAAGGGCCCAGGCCATGAGGGGCGGCTGGGTAGACTTCCACCTATGCACGGTCACCAGCTCCTGCAGGGGAAACAACTAGCCAGCCCCCAAAGCCCCCCGCCATGGCCCCACGGGGCCATCCATGCCACTGCGGGCACCTGGACCCCACCGAGTGGGCTCTCCCATTGGATGAACGCGCCCTGGCTGACTGGCCCGCTGGCTGGGGGCGGGCACGGGCATCTCCAGTCTGGGGCCTCGTCAACACGCATCGCATGCACCGTTGTGGTCCCAGCACCAAGCGGGAACTGGTGCCTTCAGGCATCTGCTTTGCTGCGAGGACTGGCTTAGGGAGTTGAGATCAAGTGAGAATGCCCCGTCCCTCTATGTGCCCCTCAGGTGTGGACATGACCCAGTGGGTGGTCATAAGACAGGACTCCCACACCCACCGGGACCGgcccccacctcctctccaggCTACTGCCGGACCCTACATCCCACAGGCCCTTCCTGAGCTAATGTGACCGTCTCCGCACTTTCCGCTCCATAGGCTGGAAACGGAGGGGCAGTAGAGGCCAAGGGGCCACCCCTACACCTGGAGCACAGAGGGgcctgggccagggccagggcctcgGGAAGCCATGGAGAGCTTCATGGAGTCGCTGAACAGGCTGAAGGACGTCCATGAGAATGAGATCACGGGTGAGCGTCTTGGGATGGACAAACCCTCACCCGGACAGCAGCCTAAGGGCCAAAGCCAGGCCGGGGGGGCTCCCACACATCACCTCCAAACCTCGCCAAACCTGCGGACCTTGCCTTCCAGGCCCAGAAGGGGAGTCATGACCCAGAGCCCAGAGCTGCAAGTGGTCAGGCGCCCAGCCTCAGACCAGCACCCCCGACCGCAGCCCTGGAGGGGTGGGCCCTGAATGAGCAGCTAGCATCAGAGCCAAAATAAGAAGCCAGCCTGGTCACAGAGAGCCGAGAAGCTCTGGCCGAGACCGGCCCCTTTCCCAAGGTGGGGACCTCAGTGTCCCCCAAAAGGGAGGTCACCTACTTCCCTACTCGCAGTGGGATCTCGAGGCTCCAGAGGCCTGTCTAGAGCTTTCCAGGGCGCTGAGCTGAAACCCCTCTGCTCCCCTCCAGGACACCCAGGCTGAGGTCTGCCCGGCCGACACATCTGTCCGATTCTCCCGCCGGCAACAGGGCTGCAGCCACACCACCCCCTTCACTCCAGTGCCCGGGCCAGACCCTCCCGAGACCTTTCTGAGAGTACTCACACACACCCTGAAGCCCAAAAGGGCCTGGGTCACCTCCCCCAGAGACCCAGAGGGGCAGGGGCTGCTTGGGCTAGCCTAGGGCCCAAGCCAGACCACAATGAGGTGAGGAAGAGGGGGTCTGCTGGGGTCTTCCCCAAGGGCCCATTTTATTTCAACTCTGGTAGCACCCAAAAAACATTCCTCTTGGGACTTGGCCAGGTAGCTGGTCACTCCCAGCATCAGGGTCCCTCCCCATCTCCAGACAGACACCAGagccagagaccccagggaggggagaggctgggcCCGGACCGGGTCCCAGGCAGCCAGGAGAGGGGGCGGAAGCTGTCAGCAGGTGCAGACTGGGAGCCCGCCGAGGGGGCGACCTCCGGGAGTCAGTGAGGGGACCCAGGCAGGCGGCAGGCGTCTGGAGAGGGCCTTGCCAGACAACCGGGGACAGGAAATGCCCCAGCTCTGCGGCAGGGGTGGCAGCACAGCTGGGCCTGACCCTCTGCTCCTTTGCTCGCTCCTCCAGGCCTGCAGAACAAGCTTCTGGAACTGAACTCAGAGAGGTGCCGGTGAGTGAGGACAGGCCCTGGGCCAGCAGGTGGGAAGGGCAGCGGCTCCCCAGCCGCTCACGCGCACGCCCGCAGCCCCAGGGCCCCGGAACTGCCACCAGCTGTGATGCAGAAGCGGACACTGAGGCTCggcgtggggggtgggggagtctcCGGTCCAAGGTCCAAGCCCCTCCCCCAGTGAACAGGGACCCTCCAGGGGGCTGGGCAAGCCGCGTCCATGCAGGGCGCCTCCGGGACCAATGATTATCAACAGGAGGACTCGTCGTGAGTCCGGGAGACCCGCGGGCCGGCTCCCCGAGTCCCCCTTGCACAGAGGAGGCTGCAGGTGGCACATGGATGAGACAGGGTCCCCAGGGAGGCCGCGAACACTCTCGCTTGGGCGTGCTGGCATTGCCCTTGCGAGGCCCCACTTCTCAAGGCAGTCCCAGGCCACGGGAGAGGCTGGCGGGGCAGCGCGGGGGGGCCCCCGGCAGAGCAGCACGCGCACGGCGGCCCGTCCCCCGCAGGGACGCCCAGAGGGCGGAGGAGCTCTGTGCCAAGAACCGTCAGCTCAGGGAGCAGCAGAGGGCGCTGAAAGAGAACCTGCGGGCGCTGGAGAACAGGTGGGGCGCCTGGCGCCGCGCGCACTCTGGGGGCGGGGCGCACGCGCACGGTGGGGGCGGGGCGCACGGGAAGCCGCGGAGGGCTGTGCGGAGAACGAGTCCGGGAAGCTCCGGGAAAAACGAAACCACCGCAGGACATCTCAGAGCCTTAAGTAAATTGCATTTTCAAGGTTCCTTCCCAAACTCAAGGGCCCATGGAACGCTTAGCCCCCAGGGTAGGGGTGAGGCGGGCTTCCACGGAACGCAGTTTGGGAGAGGCAGGGCTCGTCCAGGGAGGGGGGCAGCGCGGGTCCCAGCCTCCCTGCTCAGAGCGGCCTCCCGTCTCCTCGCCCCCGCAGGCTGCGGGCCGGCCTGTGCGACCGCTGCGTGGTCACCCAGGAGCTGGCGAGGAAGAAGCAGCAGGAGTTCGAGAGCTCCCTGCTCCAGAGCCTGCAGCATGTCTTCCTTCTCAGTGAGCCCGCCCCCGGGCGTCCCTCCCGTGGGGGCCGGCGACCCCCCCAGGGCCTGCTCAGCCCGACCACGGGTCCCGGGGAAAGGGGAAGAGGCGGTCTGGGACGCGCCATCGGTGGCCGGGGGACACCCACGCCCCCACTCACAGACAAATGGTGCAAAGCCCCCCGCTGGCGCCCACGTGCCCCCCACTGGTCAGTTACCCAGGCAGGGGGCGTCCCTGCCCTCTCGGGACCTCAGCTCCCGCCTTCCCGTGATGAGGAGGGTCCTGCGGAGCCCTGAGGTCTCACAGGGCCTGCCGATGAGGACACGCCCCTTTCCCTCGGCGGGGGCTCCCTGGGGGCTGGGGCCAGGACAGGAGGGGTTCCGGGGGGCTGTGAgggccccaccccgccccgcttcCCCTCCCGCAGTCCCTCCTAATCAGCGCCTTCTGCAGCGACCGAGCTGACCCGGCTGCAGGAGGAAAACGATGCCTTGAAGGAGGAGGTGAAGCAGCTCTGGGGCCCAGGGTGAGTCGGGGGTGGGGCACCAGGGCCCAGCAACCCTCACCCCGCACACCTCAGCCACAGCAGGCGCCCAGCACGGCGGCGCAGAGGGGAGGGGCTCCCGCAGGCCAGCTGCCCAGAGCAGATGCCGCCTCCCCTGGTCTGCAAGCACAGGTCCTAGAAGCGGGGCAGGGCCCCAGCACCCGCGGCAGCTCTGACGCCTGGGCTCCACGGGGACATCGGTGTGAGCCGACGATGGTGGTCTTTCCTGGTCACCTGGGTCCCCAGGAGGGCGCCCTGGCCTTTCTGATCGCCTCTGGGGCACTGCCCTCCCTTACCCACACTGTGCTTGCCTCCCCTCTCGAGACAGGCCCAAGCCCCAGCCCAGGGAGGGCGCCCCAGAGCCCCCGTCACCCCTGCTGCTCCCCTCCCTGGGCACCTGGAAGGCCGTCACCGAGAAGCCACTGGGAGGCCGTGAGGAGACGGAGGACGACCACGCAGGTGCGGGTCCAcggggaggaggggctgctggggggcgggggaggccgGGAGGCTGGAGCCCCGGGACCGGGGAGCCCTCTGCGCTGAGCTGGCCCCTCTGAGCACCTCCCAGCCAACCTGCCCTCTGCTTCTCCTCCCACAGAAAGGCCGGTGGCGTACGGGACGTCTCCAGTAGCCAAAATCTCCCCGGGTGCCAGCCTGCCTGAGCCCCGGGCCCCGGACATGGTGAGGGAGAGGGACCCAGAGCCCACTCCTTCCTCTCCCCGGGCAGCCCGAGGCAGGAGGCTGGCAGCCGCCAGCCCTGCCATGTGCCACGCACATGGCCCGTGCCAAGCAGGGACCCCTGAGCTCCTTGTGACGTGGGTGGAGGCGAGGCTCAGAGCGGGtgggtgacctgcccaaggtcgcaCAGAGGAAAGGGCAGAGGGCAGCAGCCAACCCCACCCAGGCTGACCCATACACCCCGTGCAGAGCCCCCAGCACATCTCCAACCAGCTACACGGGACCATCGCCGTGGTGCGGCCAGGGTCCCGGGCCTGCTCCGCCAACCGGGGCTCCGTCAACGGGACGTCCCCACTGCCGCCCCCCAGGAGCAGCCCCCCAAGCCCGCCTGGAGAGCACAGCCTCCCTCTGGACAGGTGAGGCCCAGCCCGCCGCCACCACCAGGACCAGCCTCAGTCGGGCACCCAGTCTCCTACTCTGGTCCCACCTTTGGGGAAGGGGCCAGCAGCccggggaagtccctcccatTATCCCTCCAGGAGCCCCACCCTTCCCTGGCTTGGCTTTCCCAGCTACCCTGCCCGGAGCACAGTTCCCATGTGGCCATCTCTTGAAAGGCCAGAGCGGGATGGGGGGACATGGAGGTTGGAGATGGGGACCGAGAAGCCCCTCAGAAGAGCCCACGCAAAGGCTCTCACCGTGGTCTGAGACCACTCTCAGCGTCTGAGAGGAGACTGGGGGCGGGGCTGCAGTGGGCCCACGGGTGGGCTCGGCGCTCCAGGGGACCGGGCAGGCAGCCGATGCCCAGAAGAGGGCGAGGCCTTGGTGGCCAGGTCCCTCGTCAGAGCCCCCAGGCCCCAGGTCAACTCTGCCCGGGGGGCCCGGGCGGTCCCCTCCCCACTACCCACCGCGTGACCCGGGCGCTCGCCTCGCCTCCCTGGGCCCCCGGTCCTCCCTGTGAAACGGGGGTGACCGTGGGCCATGGTCAGCGGGCTCCTCCTCGCCCACAGCTTCCTGCAGGCCTCTCTGCCCTCTGCCAAGCCCTGCGAGTCCCCGAAGCGCTCCCTCCAGGCTGACCGCCTCTGCCACCTGAACCGCCACCTGGCCCTGCCCCATGGGAGCCCTCACAGAGGACCCCAGGCCCCCGCCGCAGCCCCCAgcggcccccagccccagggcctcaagGCCAGGGAGGCGGAGGCCTGGGAGGGGCCCGCGGGTCTGCTGGGCCTGCCAGGCGCCCTGGCGGGCGTGCGGGACCCGCGGCTGGAGGGAGCGCTGCACCTGCTCCTGGCCCAGCAGCTGTGGGCCCGGGGGCGGGCGGGCGGTGCCGGGCTGAGGGGCCCACCGGTGCCGGGGAAGACGCCACCCTCCCCGCCAGCCGGCTCCCACTCGGAGGGTCCCGGGGGCAGGGCAGCCGGGGCAGCCCTGCCCAGAGGGCAGCACCCACAGCCCACAGGCCCAGGCAGTCCCGGGACAAAGGAGGCCACGGCCACACAGGACTATGTCCCAGACAAGCCTCTGGACCTCTCCGAGTGGGGCCGGGGCCGGGACGGCGCCCCCAAGCCTGCCAGCCTGCCAGGATCACTCAGCCCCCCAGGTGCCCACACGCCCAGCCCCAAGCCACCCCAGGGAGTGGAGCCCTCTGCACAGTCTGGGGTCCAGGGACTCAGCGACGGCACCAAGGGGGCCAAAGAGCCAGAGGCAGAAGAGCCTCCACCTTCCACGGTAAGGGACCAAGCCCTGCTCCTGGCCTCCACGCGCCCCACCCAGAGCACCCAGCGGCCCTGGGCTGCTCTCCTTCCTCTGTTCCACCAGCCGGCCGCCTGAGTCACACCACACGGGAGACGGCTgaccctccagccccagccaggaTCCCGCAGGCTGTGCCCAAAGCCGGGCGAGGGCAGGGAAGTTGCCTCACGTGAACTCAAGTCACTTACTTGCTTCCCCCCAGGAACCCTCACATTCTCTCCCAGGCCCCAGCCTGCCCTCTCCAAGTGGGCCAGGAGATGAGGACAGAGGGAGGCCAAAACTGCCCCCCTGCGCGCAAAGGCCTGATGGAGACAGCCACCCGGGTGAGGATGAGTACGGGCGTCACGAGAACACAGGAAGTGGCACCACAGCAGGGAGGGAGGTGCAGTGGTCAGCGTCAGCTAGGGGCACCTATCCCAGGACCTGGCTCAGCCCCCTGGGCCTGACCGACCAAACCCTGGGTCTCGGACTTGGTTTCCCCCACCTACAGACCCAGAAAGCAGTTGGGGGCTCAGGGAGGGCACGTTTCTGACCACAGGCAGTGAAGGGAGAGCATCTTAACAATTAGGGCTTCCGGGCAGGTAGTGAGTTCCCCGTCACCCAGCAACCAAGCCAGGGGACACCCCAGCCGGTGGGGTCATTGTACGGGTGCTGGAGACACTGGGCCTGGATTCGACCCCAGGGCAGGTTCTTCagtccctctgtgcctcagtttcctcatctgaagagTTGTTGCCACTGGTCCTAGTATGGCAGGTTAGAGGCCTGTGCTTCCGCTAGACTCCCAGGCCACCAGCCTGGCCTGACCCACACCCTGCGTCCTGCAGAGCTCAGCAAAGCCCAAGGACAGTGGCCGGAGTCGGATGAGCTAGATAAGCCAGACACCTCGGACAGCGAGGTGGGTGCCCGGCCACACAGCGGGGTGAGGCGGGGGCACCAGGGCTGCCCCAGGCTTCGGGGAGGGTCCTCAGCATgaccacacccccaccccatcagGTGGGCCTGAGCACCGAGGCGGGGGCCACGCGGAGCTCGCCAGCCGAGGGACCCAGGGGTTTCTGCGCCAAGGAGCGTGGGCGGGGCCCACAGAAGAGGAAGCGGGCCTCAGACCAGTGGAGCAAAGGTGGGAGGCCAGGGCTGGGCGGGGCGGCCACAGCACTgatgcccccaccccacctttctggCTACTTGGAGCCCAGCAGCCAGCCCTGGAGCCTCTCCCAGAGCAGCCCCCTAACAGAGACCCGGGTCAGGCCTGCGTGAACCCTGactccacttcctcctcctcGCGGGCTGGCCCTTTCACCCCCAGTCTGTTTCCCTCTGGAAAGGGGGTGATACCAGGGCTAGCGTGAGATTCCAGGGACACAGCCGAGGATGGTCGTGTCGTCTTCGTTGTCACAGGGGAGAAGGGGCGTCCTGGGccacgagcagcccccaggcctggtggtcctgagcccctccccctctcccagtCCCACCGGGATGGGTGGGCACTCCTGGACCCTCTTGTGCACCTTCcaagagaagcagcagcagaggGTGCTGCCCCAGGGTGTGGGTGTGTTTGTTCCCTCTGGGGGTTCAGGGGCCGCTCACGTGCTTGCCAAGGGTGGTACCTGtgggcttcccccaccccccgctccaGCCTCGGGTATCAGGACATCCTCCCACTTCCCGCTCCGGCCACGGTGgcagctcaggccaggcctccgggTGCCCACGAGAGCCTTAGAACGCCTGAGCTAGCTGATACTGCATGCCGCCTGGTGTTTGTCCAAGCAGGCCTGTGTCGCAGGCTGGGCTGTGGCCGCCACAATGCGCCATTGTTGCCGGGAAGGTGACCGCAGCCTGTGTTTGCCGGGTGAGCGGTGGAGGAGGCCAGCACGTCTGTGTGATCTCGTGGCACATCCCGCTGGGCATTTTTGGAAGCTGTCCCGGTGGGCGCGGTCCGAAGGGGTGCGCCGTGTCCGCCCCCACCCTCCACACTGAGTCAAGcccactcccaccctcacccGCCCACCCGGGCCAGGGCAGGGCCTCCCCAGCGGGCACCCACGCCCCCCAACACCCACAGGGGTGATCAGTGAGAACGGGCCCCTTGCCCAGCTTGTGCCACACGGCTCGGCGCCAGGGGCAGCGCCCTTGTATCTTGTGCCCGTGGAGCGGTTCAAGACAGCGTCCAGTCGTTACTGCCTTTGGGTCTCATGACGCAGCCCAGTGATGAATCTTCActgtttcacagatggggaaactgaggctcagagatgcggtaacttgcccagggttacGGAGCCGGTACATGGGGTCAGGATTCCAACCTGATCTGTCTGACCTAGAACCTAGAGCTTGTTCTGCATCAGAGACGGGCCTGAAGCCCCGCATCTCGGCAGGTCCCACCTGTAAGGGTCTCAAGGACCAGATGCCCCTTCCCTGTGGCCGCAGAGGCAGGCCCATGGAAGCACCTAGCCTGTGTCTTGGGGATTCTGAGAGCACTTCCCCGTGAGCTCGGCCTATCCAGAATGTCCCAGACCCTCTGCAAGGTGGCAAGGGAGGCACCGGGGCCAGGCCAATTCTAGGATCACACACCTGGGGAGAGGGTCTGTGCTTCCACCAAATTCCCAAGGCTCACCCTTCAATCGGGCCACCCTACTCCGGTGTCCGTTGCTGTCGGGAACAAGTGTGGGCTCTTGAGTTCTCAGAAACTGCCCACGAGGCCCTGGGTGAGAGCCCAGTGTTGCTGCAAAAGAGGGCACACAAGGCCACTACAGCGCCTCCTGGTCTAACCTCGGTCTACTTCCCACAGCCTCGAAGAAGCCGTCCTGAGGAATAAGGAACCCAGGGGAGCCAGGAGCCCGAGGGACCCCGAGGACGGCAGCCCCTCACCCAGCACCAGCAGCTGGGAAGAGAGCCAGGGGCACCCCAGCCTGCCCAgccgtgctccccacccgactgCCCGCGGCCAGGACAGCCCACGCCGCCAGCCAGCAGACGGCCCCAGCAGCAGCGTAGTGGACTGGGTCCTGGCCCACATCCAAAGGGGTTGGGAAGGCCAAGAGGGCTGGTCTTCTGAACCCCTCCATCTCAGAAATGGTCTTGCCCGCCACCCTCAGCCCAGCATCTGCTCCCTTGCAGGGAGTAGGGGCCTGGGAGGCCAGGGTGGCTCAggctccagcccagccccagcccccacccctgctGTGCACAGGCAGCCCTTCCTGGACAgtgtcccctcctcccaccaacTCCGCTAGCATCCTGGGCCCAAGGGGCTACGAGCCTGGCCGCCTATTCCTGACGGGGCATGGGGCTCTGAGTGGTGGTCTCGGGCGCCCCCTCGTGGAGTCCCACAAACAGGTGCTGGGCAGTGAGGGCGCAGGAAGGCTGACGGCAGCACCTGGGGAGGGGGGGGTCCCAGGGCACCCAGAGAATAAAGTGTAATGAAGGATGGCGTGTGCAGCTGGCAGGGTCGGGGGTCATCTGGGCTTCCACCTGCCTGGGCAGGTGACGCAAGAGGCTCTTGAATGTGCCCAGGGATGGGAAGTCACTCCCTTTCTGAAGGTCAGGATCAAAACCAGCCCCGTCTGCAGAGCATTACAGGGACCAGGGCAGCCTCTGGGGAGGGCTGTGGGAACACAACAGGGAATGTCCGCCAGGCCCCACACAGAGCCCCTCCACACTCTGGGTCCCTGGTCCACTGGCCTGTGAGCCATCACCACAGGGCAGCTCACCCAGGCTTCCAACCGACAGACACAGAACCTGGAAGAAGACCACGCCCACTCCCCCCGACCCCGACCCCCACCCCGTCCCTGCG contains these protein-coding regions:
- the RBBP8NL gene encoding RBBP8 N-terminal-like protein is translated as MESFMESLNRLKDVHENEITGLQNKLLELNSERCRDAQRAEELCAKNRQLREQQRALKENLRALENRLRAGLCDRCVVTQELARKKQQEFESSLLQSLQHVFLLTTELTRLQEENDALKEEVKQLWGPGPKPQPREGAPEPPSPLLLPSLGTWKAVTEKPLGGREETEDDHAERPVAYGTSPVAKISPGASLPEPRAPDMSPQHISNQLHGTIAVVRPGSRACSANRGSVNGTSPLPPPRSSPPSPPGEHSLPLDSGLLLAHSFLQASLPSAKPCESPKRSLQADRLCHLNRHLALPHGSPHRGPQAPAAAPSGPQPQGLKAREAEAWEGPAGLLGLPGALAGVRDPRLEGALHLLLAQQLWARGRAGGAGLRGPPVPGKTPPSPPAGSHSEGPGGRAAGAALPRGQHPQPTGPGSPGTKEATATQDYVPDKPLDLSEWGRGRDGAPKPASLPGSLSPPGAHTPSPKPPQGVEPSAQSGVQGLSDGTKGAKEPEAEEPPPSTEPSHSLPGPSLPSPSGPGDEDRGRPKLPPCAQRPDGDSHPGEDEYGQLSKAQGQWPESDELDKPDTSDSEVGLSTEAGATRSSPAEGPRGFCAKERGRGPQKRKRASDQWSKGLCRRLGCGRHNAPLLPGR